A genomic stretch from Leptospira ellinghausenii includes:
- a CDS encoding NADPH-dependent FMN reductase translates to MRITLVSGSHRKNSQSLKVTNFLASILKDKGIEIKILDLGNSPLPIWEPGMWEKDSEIKKFWNEYNQGLSESDAFVFITPEYAGMASPAMKNFFLYLSGGDIAHKPGLIITASSGMGGSYPNAELRMSSYKNTRIVYIPDHVIVRHVETVLNSESPESKEDTYIRGRLNYVLNVLVEYAKAFNAIRSSGVIDIKTYPFGL, encoded by the coding sequence ATGAGGATAACGTTAGTAAGCGGAAGTCATAGAAAGAATTCACAATCATTAAAAGTAACAAATTTTTTAGCTTCAATATTAAAAGATAAAGGCATTGAAATTAAAATTCTAGACTTAGGTAATTCACCACTACCAATTTGGGAGCCTGGAATGTGGGAAAAAGATTCGGAGATTAAAAAGTTTTGGAACGAATATAATCAAGGATTGTCTGAATCGGATGCATTTGTATTTATTACTCCAGAATATGCCGGTATGGCTAGTCCAGCGATGAAGAACTTTTTCCTATATTTATCTGGTGGGGACATTGCTCATAAACCTGGACTTATTATAACAGCATCAAGTGGAATGGGTGGAAGTTACCCAAATGCCGAATTAAGAATGTCTAGTTACAAAAATACAAGAATCGTATACATTCCAGACCACGTTATTGTAAGACATGTAGAAACAGTTTTAAATTCAGAATCACCAGAATCTAAAGAAGATACATATATCCGAGGTAGATTAAACTATGTTTTGAATGTGTTAGTAGAATATGCAAAAGCGTTCAATGCCATTAGGTCAAGCGGTGTGATTGATATAAAAACTTACCCCTTTGGATTATAA
- a CDS encoding HU family DNA-binding protein: MATTPTPMKKSEMLSELAETTGMTKKNVAAFLDSFVELAYKETKKNGAFVIPGLGKLVKRNRPKRKGRNPATGEAIVIPAKTVVKFTLSKTCKDAVVPPKK, translated from the coding sequence ATGGCAACAACTCCTACCCCAATGAAAAAGTCCGAAATGCTCAGCGAACTCGCTGAAACAACTGGAATGACCAAAAAAAATGTAGCAGCATTTTTGGACTCTTTCGTTGAACTCGCTTACAAAGAAACTAAGAAGAATGGTGCATTTGTCATTCCTGGTCTAGGTAAACTTGTTAAACGTAATCGTCCGAAAAGAAAAGGTAGAAACCCTGCAACTGGTGAAGCGATTGTTATCCCAGCAAAGACAGTTGTGAAATTCACTCTTTCTAAAACTTGCAAAGATGCGGTTGTCCCACCTAAAAAATAA
- a CDS encoding acyltransferase family protein, translating into MKMFEKDNYDMEWELLGIILAGMLALTFYAFRIPLLFPVPNQSKNSRESRFDVLRGFAMIGIVMIHIHSYFQFFHPGDTFIIHNALMLSNLARFSVPMFILTSAIFLKIKEGYWVSKFKNLVLPYTVFSIVGYWIKYNHYSLNEFLTFYALGKVFTPFYFVPLLLQFYLLFYILNPIMKEENWRNIILLVSFLINLISNLGFFDTFLPTEYLSISIFNYIFFFVLGIHIGKTKQSNSEINQNSKFIFSIYFVLSIILILIFSHLFSADLKNHHTIYPILFLLFVWQYLNDFNGSISKVLSYIGNQSLFIFLLHPFIIHFMHSVDPYTFGGPFFGYLLTLISNVGIPILISIIIQRGKFLYQSHRLT; encoded by the coding sequence ATGAAAATGTTCGAAAAGGACAATTACGATATGGAATGGGAATTATTAGGGATCATACTAGCAGGGATGTTGGCACTTACGTTTTACGCCTTCCGCATTCCATTATTATTTCCAGTGCCAAACCAATCCAAAAACAGCAGAGAATCACGTTTTGATGTACTGAGAGGGTTTGCAATGATAGGAATTGTAATGATACATATCCACTCTTACTTTCAGTTTTTCCATCCTGGTGATACATTTATCATCCATAATGCATTGATGTTATCTAATTTGGCACGTTTTTCGGTCCCAATGTTTATCCTAACATCAGCTATTTTTCTAAAAATAAAGGAAGGTTATTGGGTTTCAAAATTTAAGAACCTAGTCTTACCATATACGGTATTCTCAATTGTTGGGTATTGGATTAAATACAATCATTATTCCCTTAATGAGTTTCTAACATTTTACGCTTTAGGTAAAGTGTTCACACCCTTTTATTTTGTACCTTTGTTGTTACAATTTTACCTATTATTCTATATTTTGAATCCAATCATGAAAGAAGAAAATTGGCGAAATATAATCCTCTTAGTTTCATTTTTAATTAATTTGATCTCAAATTTAGGTTTTTTTGATACTTTTTTACCGACCGAGTACCTTTCAATTTCGATCTTCAATTATATTTTTTTCTTCGTATTAGGAATTCATATTGGGAAAACTAAACAATCTAACTCTGAAATCAATCAGAATTCAAAATTTATATTTTCAATTTATTTCGTTTTATCCATAATTTTGATTCTAATATTTAGTCATTTATTTAGTGCAGACTTAAAAAATCACCACACCATTTATCCAATACTATTTCTGTTATTCGTTTGGCAATACTTGAATGATTTCAATGGATCAATATCCAAAGTCCTCAGCTATATAGGAAATCAAAGTTTATTTATCTTCTTACTACATCCATTTATCATACACTTTATGCATAGCGTAGATCCGTATACTTTTGGAGGTCCATTTTTTGGGTATCTATTGACACTCATATCCAATGTTGGAATTCCAATTTTAATATCGATTATAATCCAAAGGGGTAAGTTTTTATATCAATCACACCGCTTGACCTAA
- a CDS encoding STAS domain-containing protein, with protein sequence MTSIKYKKIVVVFKRTKYELDLETYGSIQAYKEVTKQNPNVFQRTFESHERQIRSREYLKTHVFPKADFVFREHFDPESGSNYDLVVAHGGDNHFTYVAHLVGNTHLIGCNSDPDSSVGALLGFTAEELGEAVKHNFKQTKIESWSLLETEIVYPNGTKLKTVPAVCELSIRNNSPDLTSRFWITYLDKKEEQKCSGLLVYTGAGSTGWISSCFPKKFPPFSKHEPFFHVYSREIRVKSRETEFSLADFRALDQVEVISEMNGGLAVDSLTERHYPFPPYAKAVIKLSPEKLFVVVPLKRGESMQDLPYEIEQKRINGTVIVQIKGRMESGPLDRITQTILDEMVGTDRKHLILDFSELRYISSLGIRMILDVKMNLQKRNKEMALVGVTSSILQVFHLLGLSNAFQFFSDREDALKSFEEPSKS encoded by the coding sequence ATGACTTCCATCAAATACAAGAAGATCGTTGTCGTTTTCAAACGAACCAAATACGAGTTGGATTTGGAAACTTATGGTTCCATCCAAGCCTATAAGGAAGTCACTAAACAAAATCCAAATGTATTCCAAAGAACATTTGAATCCCACGAAAGGCAAATTCGTTCCCGTGAGTATCTAAAAACACATGTATTTCCAAAAGCTGATTTTGTTTTCCGAGAACACTTTGACCCTGAATCTGGTTCGAATTATGATTTAGTTGTCGCACATGGTGGTGATAATCATTTTACATATGTTGCTCATTTGGTCGGTAATACTCATTTGATTGGGTGTAATTCGGATCCAGACTCTTCAGTTGGAGCACTTCTTGGCTTTACTGCGGAAGAACTTGGTGAAGCAGTAAAACATAATTTTAAACAAACAAAAATAGAGTCTTGGTCACTATTAGAAACTGAAATTGTGTATCCAAATGGTACAAAACTTAAAACGGTTCCAGCTGTTTGTGAACTATCCATCCGAAACAATAGCCCAGATCTCACTTCAAGATTTTGGATCACGTATTTGGACAAAAAGGAAGAACAAAAATGTTCAGGCTTACTGGTTTACACCGGTGCAGGATCAACAGGTTGGATCAGTTCCTGTTTCCCTAAAAAATTCCCGCCATTTTCGAAACATGAGCCATTTTTCCACGTGTATTCCAGAGAAATACGAGTCAAATCACGAGAAACAGAGTTTTCCTTGGCAGATTTTAGGGCTTTGGATCAAGTGGAAGTTATTTCCGAAATGAATGGTGGATTGGCAGTGGATTCTCTCACGGAGAGACACTATCCTTTTCCACCATATGCAAAAGCGGTAATCAAATTATCGCCTGAGAAATTATTTGTAGTCGTTCCACTAAAGAGAGGGGAATCCATGCAGGACTTACCATACGAAATCGAACAAAAGCGCATCAATGGAACTGTCATTGTTCAAATTAAAGGACGGATGGAATCTGGTCCGTTAGATCGAATCACCCAAACCATACTTGATGAAATGGTTGGTACCGATAGAAAACATTTGATATTAGATTTTTCTGAATTACGTTACATTTCCAGTTTAGGAATACGTATGATTTTAGATGTAAAAATGAACTTACAAAAACGAAATAAAGAAATGGCACTCGTCGGTGTAACAAGTTCTATTTTACAAGTGTTCCATCTGTTAGGTTTATCCAATGCATTCCAATTTTTTTCTGATCGAGAAGATGCTTTAAAGTCTTTTGAGGAGCCATCTAAGTCCTAG
- a CDS encoding VanZ family protein yields the protein MEKKPYPFLPFEDSLVGEKALLVWQDSHHSEKNLKDHLLMALELREDQLVFTPNAIKQKLMVSYPSEIRNLITNNQTSEIPKLLIAIAKGNTPSNSQPALDICFELIEWLLTGFDLDEVLRETLSLLFGITLSIEFLTSVRAEYFKELRG from the coding sequence ATGGAAAAAAAACCATATCCATTCTTACCGTTTGAAGACTCTCTCGTAGGGGAAAAAGCTCTACTTGTTTGGCAAGATAGCCATCACTCTGAAAAAAATTTAAAAGACCATTTACTCATGGCTTTGGAATTAAGAGAAGATCAGTTAGTATTTACTCCAAACGCAATCAAACAAAAGTTAATGGTTTCATATCCTAGTGAAATTAGGAATTTAATAACAAACAATCAAACTAGTGAAATTCCCAAATTACTGATAGCAATTGCAAAAGGAAATACACCATCAAATTCTCAACCAGCATTAGATATTTGTTTTGAACTCATAGAATGGTTGTTAACTGGATTTGATTTGGATGAAGTTTTAAGAGAAACTTTATCATTATTATTCGGAATTACTTTATCAATTGAGTTTTTAACATCTGTTCGTGCTGAGTATTTTAAAGAGTTACGTGGTTAA
- a CDS encoding ParB/RepB/Spo0J family partition protein, with the protein MSKKTEFQALDLISAYSEKKKNPSHLELSQIFPNPTQPRLIGREDTSDLLPSMERLGLIEPILVRKEKGKYLIVAGERRYRAALKLGWKEIPAIVTDANEDVCYEMSLAENEKRKNLNPWEVGKAIQYLRKEKKKTADEVSNLLGYSERYVKQLSSIARLDQKSVMELIISGKPLSVKNLEDLLKRKENRGGEIISPRVGLSQTKISINVGKLNSKLRESFLKELNSLKKKYGISE; encoded by the coding sequence ATGTCCAAAAAAACTGAATTCCAAGCCTTAGATTTAATATCCGCTTATTCCGAGAAAAAAAAGAATCCTTCTCATCTTGAGTTAAGCCAAATATTCCCAAATCCAACTCAACCTCGGCTTATTGGTAGAGAAGATACTTCTGACTTACTCCCTTCCATGGAACGATTAGGATTAATAGAACCCATTTTGGTTCGAAAAGAAAAAGGTAAATATTTAATCGTTGCTGGTGAACGAAGATACAGAGCAGCATTAAAGCTCGGATGGAAAGAAATACCAGCCATTGTTACAGATGCAAACGAAGATGTTTGTTACGAAATGTCTTTAGCTGAAAATGAAAAACGAAAAAATTTAAATCCCTGGGAGGTTGGAAAGGCAATCCAATATCTAAGGAAAGAAAAGAAAAAAACTGCCGATGAAGTTTCAAATCTTTTGGGTTACAGTGAAAGGTATGTTAAACAACTTAGCAGTATAGCGAGATTAGATCAAAAATCAGTAATGGAGTTGATCATAAGTGGTAAACCATTGTCAGTCAAAAATTTAGAAGATTTGCTTAAAAGAAAAGAAAATAGAGGGGGTGAAATCATTTCACCCCGTGTTGGATTATCGCAGACTAAAATTAGTATTAATGTCGGAAAACTAAACAGTAAATTACGGGAGAGTTTTTTAAAGGAATTAAACTCGCTCAAAAAAAAATACGGTATCAGCGAATAG
- a CDS encoding FAD-binding oxidoreductase, whose amino-acid sequence MQTRNIYKWGSQEVEEKLPSHTLDFLNHQFPVSKEFKSALPKGELPLKPLKKSKLTPNIISKLKKIVGNTNVSLDDVSRAKHSMGKFYTEIYKARFGEVSDVVDVVVSPKNEKEIEEILTLANANKIPVIPFGAGSTVTKALQAPKGGISLDLSRFNRIIEFNAIDSTVTVEAGVYGPELEKHLNDRGYTCGHFPQSFEFSTVGGWIAAKGAGQASTGYGKIEDILLGLTAITPSGKFESKIYPAASIGPDMFRLFLGTEGSFGVITKATLKIRKYHSQNSAKGSFIFKNFESAVETMREVMQGGFGKPHFFRIQDPEETDISFHMSGLHGGKEDLFLRFIGYKPMQRSLMHIIIDGDPSYTKEVLKKIKKIAKSNGGFSTGESPVNKWLHQRYSSAYLRDYLMDEGIRIDTLETAVSWSNLHTLWENTRAYIKSFENTSCMVHISHAYENGANLYFIFLSPMDKQNEVSSFVKFHKGIIDSIHENGGSLSHHHGIGRMLSPWMEKEVGKEGIRILSSLKKTFDPKGIMNPGGLLGLK is encoded by the coding sequence ATGCAAACTCGAAACATCTATAAATGGGGATCACAAGAAGTGGAAGAAAAACTTCCCTCACATACATTGGATTTTTTAAATCATCAATTCCCAGTTTCAAAAGAATTTAAATCTGCTCTTCCTAAAGGTGAACTCCCTTTAAAACCATTAAAGAAATCGAAGTTAACTCCAAACATCATCTCAAAACTAAAAAAAATTGTTGGGAATACGAATGTGTCGTTAGACGATGTTAGCCGAGCAAAACATTCAATGGGAAAGTTTTATACTGAAATTTATAAAGCTCGGTTCGGTGAAGTATCGGATGTTGTCGATGTAGTGGTCTCTCCAAAAAATGAAAAGGAAATTGAAGAAATTTTAACTCTTGCGAATGCAAATAAAATTCCCGTCATTCCATTTGGTGCAGGATCCACAGTCACAAAAGCATTACAAGCTCCGAAAGGAGGGATCTCCCTTGATTTGTCTCGATTCAATCGTATCATTGAATTTAATGCAATTGATTCAACAGTAACCGTCGAAGCTGGTGTATATGGACCAGAATTAGAAAAACATTTAAATGACAGGGGATATACCTGCGGACATTTCCCTCAATCATTCGAATTTTCAACTGTAGGTGGTTGGATTGCAGCAAAAGGGGCAGGGCAAGCCTCAACTGGTTATGGTAAGATAGAAGATATTCTTCTTGGATTAACAGCGATTACACCTTCTGGTAAATTTGAATCAAAAATTTATCCTGCAGCTTCCATTGGTCCTGATATGTTTCGTTTGTTTCTTGGAACGGAAGGAAGTTTTGGTGTTATAACAAAGGCTACTTTAAAAATTCGAAAATACCATTCACAAAATTCTGCTAAAGGTTCTTTTATATTCAAAAACTTTGAAAGTGCAGTGGAAACAATGCGAGAAGTGATGCAAGGGGGATTTGGAAAACCTCATTTTTTCCGAATCCAAGATCCTGAGGAAACTGATATTTCTTTTCATATGAGTGGATTACATGGAGGAAAAGAGGATCTTTTTCTAAGGTTTATTGGTTACAAACCAATGCAAAGGTCACTTATGCACATCATCATCGATGGAGACCCTTCTTATACAAAAGAAGTTTTGAAGAAAATCAAAAAGATAGCAAAATCGAATGGGGGATTTTCCACCGGAGAATCACCTGTTAACAAATGGCTACACCAAAGGTATTCAAGTGCCTACTTGCGTGATTATTTAATGGATGAAGGTATTCGGATTGATACCTTAGAGACCGCTGTTAGTTGGTCAAACCTTCATACTTTATGGGAAAACACAAGAGCATATATTAAAAGTTTTGAAAATACCTCATGTATGGTCCATATATCCCATGCATATGAAAATGGAGCAAATTTATACTTCATTTTCCTAAGCCCTATGGACAAACAAAATGAAGTTTCCTCTTTTGTTAAATTTCATAAAGGTATTATCGATAGTATCCATGAAAATGGTGGATCACTTTCACATCATCATGGAATCGGAAGAATGTTGTCTCCATGGATGGAAAAAGAAGTTGGGAAAGAAGGGATTCGTATCCTATCTTCTCTCAAAAAAACTTTTGATCCAAAGGGAATTATGAATCCAGGTGGATTATTAGGATTAAAATAA
- a CDS encoding putative porin: MQNFFKFFLLFTSLLLVTSPIKSEVIWGPSIERSGGEYIFETGNKYPNLSGIRGGSRISFPRTFTLFGIQGIYIKDRWEINGKLKTTGWNQKSGDARDEDFFLGTVSTENSTNIATREWSYRDSATVYSGSRNFADGKGKSTIIENRIELFGRYYFQDANPDYWKEGSGFFLSTGARYSYFKYLFYDVNQFIETTPVFYAPIGLGLSYSNDLWEVFYGGGYRYSKNNLYFDFSFMPSIGRIKTRDFHVQRSINFFSENYGFGWNSKIEVGYQFNPTWLSYFRLNHRRFFSEGRFTSQGGLTVADLTSNLVSGFKSHINIKDFSIELGVLNKIEWGRGTDKTEKLESGTKEKIETNESN, encoded by the coding sequence GTGCAAAATTTTTTCAAATTTTTCCTACTTTTTACCTCTCTACTATTGGTTACTTCTCCAATAAAATCTGAAGTTATTTGGGGACCATCCATCGAAAGATCTGGAGGTGAATATATTTTTGAGACTGGCAATAAATACCCTAATCTGTCAGGTATACGTGGTGGTTCCAGAATATCCTTCCCGCGAACTTTTACATTATTTGGAATCCAGGGAATATATATCAAGGATAGATGGGAAATCAATGGAAAACTGAAAACAACGGGTTGGAATCAGAAATCAGGTGACGCTAGGGATGAAGATTTTTTTCTAGGAACTGTTTCAACTGAAAATTCAACAAATATTGCGACTCGAGAATGGAGTTACCGTGACTCAGCAACAGTTTATTCAGGAAGCAGAAATTTTGCCGACGGTAAAGGTAAATCTACAATCATAGAGAACAGAATCGAGCTTTTTGGTCGTTATTATTTTCAAGATGCAAATCCAGATTACTGGAAAGAAGGTTCTGGTTTTTTCTTATCAACAGGAGCCCGTTATTCCTACTTCAAATATCTTTTTTATGATGTGAATCAATTCATAGAAACAACTCCTGTATTTTACGCTCCTATTGGACTAGGATTAAGTTACTCCAATGATCTGTGGGAAGTTTTTTATGGCGGAGGTTACCGTTATTCCAAAAACAATTTATATTTTGATTTTAGTTTTATGCCTTCAATCGGTAGAATAAAAACCAGAGATTTTCACGTTCAGAGATCAATTAACTTTTTCTCAGAAAACTATGGATTCGGATGGAACTCAAAAATTGAAGTAGGTTACCAATTTAATCCGACATGGTTAAGTTATTTCAGACTCAATCACAGACGTTTTTTCTCAGAAGGTAGATTCACTTCCCAAGGCGGTTTGACAGTAGCAGATTTGACATCAAATCTGGTCTCTGGATTTAAATCTCATATCAATATTAAAGACTTTTCAATCGAATTAGGAGTTCTCAACAAAATAGAATGGGGCCGTGGAACCGATAAAACTGAAAAACTGGAATCAGGAACTAAAGAGAAAATCGAAACGAATGAATCAAATTGA
- a CDS encoding Crp/Fnr family transcriptional regulator, whose amino-acid sequence MSKLNIPPNQRIFKEGELNNAMYIILQGNVEIFFTVNNSQTRLALMKPGDFFGEMALFSSNPRSATARTITNCELAVIESKQQLENFLVKNPKFAAKMVSIMADRLAKTNELLISSMEKSVAKKIEFSTELGKDLKEDLGSV is encoded by the coding sequence ATGAGCAAACTCAACATTCCGCCGAACCAAAGGATCTTCAAAGAAGGGGAGTTGAATAATGCTATGTACATCATTTTGCAAGGGAATGTAGAAATATTTTTTACTGTTAATAATAGCCAAACACGATTGGCGCTCATGAAACCTGGGGATTTTTTTGGAGAAATGGCTTTGTTTAGTTCCAATCCAAGGAGTGCAACTGCAAGGACAATTACAAACTGTGAATTAGCAGTGATTGAGAGTAAACAACAGTTAGAAAACTTCTTGGTTAAAAATCCGAAATTCGCAGCGAAGATGGTTTCCATTATGGCGGATCGATTAGCAAAAACAAATGAACTGTTGATTAGCAGTATGGAAAAATCAGTTGCTAAGAAAATTGAATTTAGTACAGAATTAGGAAAAGATTTAAAAGAAGATTTGGGAAGTGTTTAG
- a CDS encoding ParA family protein: METVFDSEEAAKFVGLSLDDFQQRVTTLKVPGLKAGEFKKSVLSKYFEINQSEGFDSNVIAISNQKGGEGKTTISLYLAEALSENHKVLLIDWDPQANATQLFLNDDVTSIMDYLGYRGKKPRDIEPLIKTVATNFDLLPSTLELANLTTPYERDDFELLKEAILPLRSNYEYIIIDCPPSLGLILENALICADYILVPIQTRAFSLQGIRDLYETIQKIQRKANQRLKLLGAVLNQFEGQKALAGLAEGVKKYFPVFETVIQRRESIPQAQAKMSFLSKIDLATMKNFRELAIEVKEKINVQKN, from the coding sequence GTGGAAACAGTGTTTGATTCTGAAGAAGCTGCAAAATTTGTTGGGTTAAGTCTCGATGATTTTCAGCAGAGGGTAACGACATTAAAAGTTCCTGGTTTGAAAGCTGGAGAATTTAAGAAGTCGGTACTTTCCAAATATTTTGAAATCAATCAATCGGAAGGATTTGATAGTAACGTTATAGCAATCTCTAACCAAAAGGGAGGGGAGGGGAAAACAACTATCAGCTTATACTTAGCAGAAGCACTTTCGGAAAACCATAAAGTATTATTAATCGATTGGGATCCACAAGCGAATGCTACTCAGTTATTTCTAAATGACGATGTTACATCAATTATGGATTATTTGGGATATCGTGGAAAAAAACCAAGGGACATCGAGCCCCTCATCAAAACGGTAGCGACAAATTTTGACCTATTACCTTCCACGTTGGAACTTGCAAATCTGACAACTCCTTATGAAAGAGATGACTTCGAATTATTAAAAGAGGCTATTTTGCCATTAAGATCAAATTATGAATATATCATAATAGATTGTCCACCTTCATTAGGATTAATATTGGAAAATGCATTGATATGTGCGGATTATATTCTTGTACCGATTCAAACTAGGGCATTTAGTTTACAAGGGATTCGAGATTTATATGAAACAATTCAGAAAATTCAAAGAAAAGCCAATCAGCGATTGAAACTTTTAGGTGCTGTTTTAAATCAATTCGAAGGGCAAAAAGCTTTGGCTGGTTTGGCGGAGGGAGTTAAAAAATATTTCCCTGTGTTTGAAACCGTTATACAAAGACGTGAATCTATTCCGCAGGCTCAGGCTAAAATGAGTTTTTTATCAAAAATCGATCTAGCTACTATGAAAAATTTTCGAGAATTGGCTATAGAGGTGAAAGAGAAAATCAATGTCCAAAAAAACTGA
- a CDS encoding DUF1569 domain-containing protein: protein MKSTLKLKTIDDIEKELSIIITCEKKQKSDITLSQIFDFLAESIELSIQGVGYTTKRTTVNKLLGKYKFAKLISTGHYTKANQIPGFPPKDLGDPESAQLRLRTSLTAFKLHSGPFAEHPVFGELDKKQWEKIHGILASFLFGYIQLFGDEKLRFTKDRENKKDRNFSEKKQNHHQRKNEDKGESKPSGHNNKKWKNKKKSHYKGNRNQGGGPK from the coding sequence ATGAAATCAACTTTAAAATTAAAAACAATAGATGATATCGAAAAAGAATTATCAATTATAATCACTTGTGAAAAAAAACAGAAATCAGACATTACATTATCGCAAATTTTTGATTTTTTGGCTGAGTCCATTGAATTATCGATTCAGGGAGTAGGGTATACTACCAAAAGAACGACAGTAAACAAACTTTTAGGTAAATACAAATTCGCGAAACTTATATCAACTGGCCATTATACAAAGGCAAATCAAATCCCCGGTTTCCCACCTAAAGACTTAGGAGATCCAGAATCTGCACAATTACGATTAAGAACATCTTTAACTGCTTTTAAATTACATTCTGGACCATTTGCTGAACATCCAGTTTTTGGGGAACTTGATAAAAAACAATGGGAAAAAATTCATGGAATTCTCGCTTCTTTTTTGTTTGGATACATACAGTTGTTTGGTGACGAAAAGCTTAGATTCACAAAAGATAGAGAAAATAAAAAAGATCGAAATTTTTCTGAAAAAAAACAAAATCATCACCAAAGAAAAAATGAAGACAAAGGTGAATCTAAACCAAGCGGACACAATAATAAAAAATGGAAAAATAAAAAGAAATCCCATTATAAGGGAAATAGAAACCAAGGAGGAGGACCTAAATGA
- a CDS encoding HDOD domain-containing protein: protein MSIPPLMTFQEDFLSGKLITKEYVHFSEIDCPELDIWIGRVVRSISLEFLHEILFTILSELLVNGCKANGKRVFFSEQGLDLWNEKDYARGISLYKDEFGHHRKRVFSSLEKSNYSISLSTIYKEDFIEFRVRNNAKILPEEKNRIVRRVQASTKYKNINDAYRESVDNEESSGLGIVLIHILLRNSGIPNQFFELVTGEDFTEVIIRIPKQLIPKDSQSRIRDLLIREVNSLPPLPAQINKLILIAKKKDVTFQEIATEAEKDPAIAAEIIKIANSPLFGVHKSIVSVFEGVKRIGLKNLESIFLALGAKKILNSRYAKQVLVWTHSFKTSMYVKFLLEEKRKHIQLLETATIAALLHDLGRMVLLSLDLSQVNQIRVLRSDDNTEISEWVEEYTVGTTHSEIGYLISDKWHFPEEILDVIRFHHKPWQCKSRNNILCQIIYLADILANIGKGKGNYFTVEPEVLDYFEIHSEKDFREMQDRFKVKFEEHREEYQNLFI from the coding sequence ATGTCGATTCCCCCACTCATGACATTCCAGGAGGACTTTCTCTCTGGGAAATTGATCACCAAAGAATATGTCCATTTTTCGGAAATCGACTGTCCGGAATTGGACATTTGGATTGGTCGAGTGGTTAGGAGTATTTCTCTGGAATTCCTCCATGAGATTTTATTCACCATCCTAAGTGAACTTTTAGTGAATGGGTGTAAGGCCAATGGGAAACGTGTTTTTTTCTCAGAACAAGGGTTAGACTTATGGAATGAAAAAGATTATGCCAGAGGGATAAGTCTGTATAAGGATGAGTTTGGTCACCATCGCAAACGAGTCTTTTCATCTTTAGAAAAATCAAATTATTCTATTTCTCTTAGTACAATTTACAAGGAGGATTTTATTGAGTTCCGAGTACGCAATAATGCAAAAATCTTACCGGAAGAAAAAAATCGAATCGTTCGCAGGGTCCAAGCTTCAACAAAATACAAAAATATCAATGATGCTTATCGAGAATCCGTAGACAATGAGGAAAGTTCTGGTTTAGGCATTGTATTAATTCATATCCTACTTCGTAATTCAGGAATACCAAATCAATTTTTCGAATTGGTAACTGGTGAAGACTTTACAGAAGTCATCATTCGTATCCCCAAACAATTGATCCCAAAAGATAGCCAATCACGCATCAGGGATCTTTTGATCCGAGAAGTAAATTCACTTCCTCCATTGCCTGCTCAAATTAATAAATTGATCCTGATTGCGAAAAAGAAAGATGTTACTTTCCAAGAAATTGCGACTGAAGCTGAAAAAGACCCAGCGATCGCGGCTGAAATCATCAAAATCGCAAATTCACCATTGTTCGGAGTCCATAAATCCATAGTTTCTGTTTTTGAAGGAGTGAAACGGATTGGTCTAAAAAACCTCGAGTCAATCTTTTTGGCATTGGGTGCAAAAAAGATACTTAACTCTCGTTATGCGAAACAAGTTCTTGTTTGGACTCACTCTTTTAAAACTTCTATGTATGTGAAATTTTTACTGGAAGAAAAGCGAAAACACATCCAACTTTTGGAAACCGCAACAATCGCTGCCCTACTACATGATTTAGGAAGAATGGTTCTTTTATCCCTTGATTTAAGCCAAGTCAATCAGATCCGAGTCTTAAGAAGTGACGATAATACGGAAATTTCTGAATGGGTAGAAGAATACACGGTTGGAACAACTCATTCAGAAATTGGTTATTTAATTTCTGACAAATGGCATTTTCCTGAAGAAATTTTAGATGTAATTCGTTTCCATCACAAACCTTGGCAGTGTAAGTCAAGAAATAACATTTTATGCCAAATCATATACTTAGCAGACATCCTGGCAAATATCGGCAAAGGGAAAGGGAATTACTTTACTGTAGAACCAGAAGTTTTGGACTATTTTGAAATTCACTCAGAAAAAGATTTTCGAGAAATGCAAGATCGTTTTAAAGTAAAATTTGAGGAACATAGAGAAGAATACCAAAATCTCTTTATATAA